In Dermochelys coriacea isolate rDerCor1 chromosome 10, rDerCor1.pri.v4, whole genome shotgun sequence, one DNA window encodes the following:
- the CIAO3 gene encoding cytosolic iron-sulfur assembly component 3 isoform X1 has translation MASHFSGVLQLADLDDYIGPSQDCVKPIKVEKKPGKTAAKIRIEDDGSYFQINQDGGAQKLEKAKITLNDCLACSGCITSAESVLITQQSHEELYKVLSSNKTAAPNQQKLVIVSVSPQSRASLAARFKMTLLETAKKLTAFLKNLGVHYVFDTTFSRNFSLLESQREFVRRFRRQTEDKKALPMLASACPGWICYAEKTHGSFVIPYISTTKSPQQVMGSLIKDHFAKQQHFSPDQTYHVTVMPCYDKKLEASRPDFFSQEYQTREVDCVITTGEVLQLLEQKGVSLSDVDSAPLDIMFSSVLEEELLGHSGNGSGGYLEHIYKYAAKELFGIQVDEIQYKPLKNKDFQEVTLEKDGRVLLQFALAYGFRNIQNLVQKLKRGKSPYHFVEVMACPSGCLNGGGQIRAEGESSKDLLQQVEKLYESVKTEIPERNLAVKELYEQWLGGTDSEKAAKILHTEYHAVEKMNSGFNIKW, from the exons ATGGCGTCTCACTTCAGCGGGGTGCTGCAGCTGGCCGACCTGGATGATTATATCGGGCCCTCGCAG GATTGTGTAAAGCCAATAAAAGTTGAAAAGAAACCTGGAAAAACAGCAGCTAAGATCCGAATTGAAGATGATGGGAGCTATTTTCAAATCAATCAG GATGGAGGAGCACAAAAGCTTGAAAAGGCTAAAATTACCCTGAATGATTGTTTAGCTTGCAGTGGCTGCATCACATCCGCAGAAAGTGTGTTAATCACTCAGCAGAGCCACGAAGAGCTCTACAAAGTGTTAAGTTCCAATAAG ACTGCAGCTCCTAATCAACAGAAGCTAGTTATAGTTTCCGTTTCACCACAATCCAGAGCATCACTAGCTGCAAGATTTAAGATGACGCTTCTAGAAACAGCCAAGAAATTGACAGCATTCTTAAAAAATTTAG GTGTGCACTATGTGTTTGATACAACTTTCTCAAGAAACTTCAGCTTGCTGGAGAGCCAACGAGAGTTTGTACGACGCTTTCGAAGGCAAACTGAAGATAAAAAGGCTTTACCCATGCTAGCCTCTGCCTGTCCAG GTTGGATCTGCTATGCGGAGAAAACTCATGGAAGTTTTGTTATTCCTTACATTAGTACCACTAAGTCCCCACAGCAGGTCATGGGCTCCTTGATCAAGGATCACTTTGCAAAACAGCAG catttttcacCTGACCAGACCTACCACGTGACAGTAATGCCCTGTTATGACAAAAAACTAGAAGCTTCAAGACCAGACTTTTTCAGCCAAGAGTACCAAACTCGTGAGGTTGACTGTGTAATTACTACGG GAGAAGTTCTACAATTGTTGGAACAAAAGGGAGTGTCTCTGTCAGATGTGGACTCTGCTCCTTTGGATATCAT GTTTAGCAGCGTTTTAGAAGAGGAGCTCCTTGGCCATTCTGGTAATGGTTCTGGTGGCTATTTGGAGCACATATACAAGTATGCAGCAAAAGAACTGTTTGGGATTCaagtggatgaaattcaatacaaacCTTTAAA AAACAAAGATTTCCAGGAAGTGACACTGGAAAAGGATGGCAGAGTCCTGCTGCAGTTTGCCTTGGCTTATGGATTTCGAAACATACAGAATTTAGTGCAAAAACTGAAACGAGGAAAATCACCTTATCACTTTGTTGAAGTCATGGCTTGTCCATCAG GCTGTTTAAATGGAGGTGGTCAGATCAGAGCAGAAGGTGAATCCAGCAAGGATTTGCTTCAGCAAGTTGAGAAGTTGTATGAATCTGTTAAGACGGAAATTCCAGAGAGGAACCTCGCTGTAAAAGAACTGTATGAACAGTGGCTGGGTGGTACAGACTCAGAAAAAGCTGCAAAAATATTGCACACAGAGTACCATGCAGTGGAGAAAATGAACTCTGGATTTAATATCAAATGGTGA
- the CIAO3 gene encoding cytosolic iron-sulfur assembly component 3 isoform X2 has translation MASHFSGVLQLADLDDYIGPSQDCVKPIKVEKKPGKTAAKIRIEDDGSYFQINQDGGAQKLEKAKITLNDCLACSGCITSAESVLITQQSHEELYKVLSSNKTAAPNQQKLVIVSVSPQSRASLAARFKMTLLETAKKLTAFLKNLGVHYVFDTTFSRNFSLLESQREFVRRFRRQTEDKKALPMLASACPGWICYAEKTHGSFVIPYISTTKSPQQVMGSLIKDHFAKQQHFSPDQTYHVTVMPCYDKKLEASRPDFFSQEYQTREVDCVITTGEVLQLLEQKGVSLSDVDSAPLDIMFSSVLEEELLGHSGNGSGGYLEHIYKYAAKELFGIQVDEIQYKPLKNKDFQEVTLEKDGRVLLQFALAYGFRNIQNLVQKLKRGKSPYHFVEVMACPSGMFSCCT, from the exons ATGGCGTCTCACTTCAGCGGGGTGCTGCAGCTGGCCGACCTGGATGATTATATCGGGCCCTCGCAG GATTGTGTAAAGCCAATAAAAGTTGAAAAGAAACCTGGAAAAACAGCAGCTAAGATCCGAATTGAAGATGATGGGAGCTATTTTCAAATCAATCAG GATGGAGGAGCACAAAAGCTTGAAAAGGCTAAAATTACCCTGAATGATTGTTTAGCTTGCAGTGGCTGCATCACATCCGCAGAAAGTGTGTTAATCACTCAGCAGAGCCACGAAGAGCTCTACAAAGTGTTAAGTTCCAATAAG ACTGCAGCTCCTAATCAACAGAAGCTAGTTATAGTTTCCGTTTCACCACAATCCAGAGCATCACTAGCTGCAAGATTTAAGATGACGCTTCTAGAAACAGCCAAGAAATTGACAGCATTCTTAAAAAATTTAG GTGTGCACTATGTGTTTGATACAACTTTCTCAAGAAACTTCAGCTTGCTGGAGAGCCAACGAGAGTTTGTACGACGCTTTCGAAGGCAAACTGAAGATAAAAAGGCTTTACCCATGCTAGCCTCTGCCTGTCCAG GTTGGATCTGCTATGCGGAGAAAACTCATGGAAGTTTTGTTATTCCTTACATTAGTACCACTAAGTCCCCACAGCAGGTCATGGGCTCCTTGATCAAGGATCACTTTGCAAAACAGCAG catttttcacCTGACCAGACCTACCACGTGACAGTAATGCCCTGTTATGACAAAAAACTAGAAGCTTCAAGACCAGACTTTTTCAGCCAAGAGTACCAAACTCGTGAGGTTGACTGTGTAATTACTACGG GAGAAGTTCTACAATTGTTGGAACAAAAGGGAGTGTCTCTGTCAGATGTGGACTCTGCTCCTTTGGATATCAT GTTTAGCAGCGTTTTAGAAGAGGAGCTCCTTGGCCATTCTGGTAATGGTTCTGGTGGCTATTTGGAGCACATATACAAGTATGCAGCAAAAGAACTGTTTGGGATTCaagtggatgaaattcaatacaaacCTTTAAA AAACAAAGATTTCCAGGAAGTGACACTGGAAAAGGATGGCAGAGTCCTGCTGCAGTTTGCCTTGGCTTATGGATTTCGAAACATACAGAATTTAGTGCAAAAACTGAAACGAGGAAAATCACCTTATCACTTTGTTGAAGTCATGGCTTGTCCATCAG GCATGTTCTCTTGTTGCACCTAG